GAGCAGCAGAAATATAGTTTCTGGCAGAGAGTTGCAAAATATTAGAAAGCAAATGATGGATCAGCCGCCTCAAACGCAAGAGGGCAAACACAGTGTAAGGCTAGGTGGAACAAGATAAACCACCAAGTCAACAAGTTTGTGGAATGTTACGCACAAGCGTGTACAAGAAGGAAGAgtggagaatcagaagatgatgtcTTGAGAATGGCGTATGAGCTTTACAATAACGACATGAAGAAGCCATTTCTCCTTGTACATTGCTGGAGGGAGTTGAAGCACGATCAGAAATGGATTACTGAAGAATGTAGCCACAAGCGGACTAAGCTTGCATCTGAGGCTCCTACTTCGAGTAATGATGGAGCTGAGAAGAGGCCTCCGGGGGTTAAAGCTGCTAAGAACAAAGGGAAGAGACCGACTGTTAGTATTGATGTCGACGATGGTTCTGTCCGTAAGTTAGACAAGATCATTGCAATGAAGGATCAAGAACAAGCAGCTAAAGAGAAGCACGGCAAAATGAGATTGCTAGACAGCCTGTTTAACAAGAGTGAACTAACACCCGCTGAAGTTGCTCTTAGAGACAAACTCGTAGatcaaatgttgacaaacatttaggtttcaattattttcatttgttatGTCTAACTCTTCTGTGTCTTTCTCATGTTGTCACTATTCTATGTCTCTcatgattttatgttttgtgtttaatAAGTTTTGTTGTGCTTAACTCTACCtgtattcttttgtttcaggtttcgGGAACACAAATGTAGCTGTGGAACATGTCAcgtgaagagaagaagtttgCTTGATGTGAAACATGTCACAGATTTGGGAAACATGTCACGGATGTGGAACATGTCACGGATGTGAAGTAGTTTGTTTACTTGTGTCTTTTGAGTGTATGGCTAGGATGGGTTTTGAGTGTCGGTTAGGACAGTATGAAGT
The sequence above is a segment of the Camelina sativa cultivar DH55 chromosome 10, Cs, whole genome shotgun sequence genome. Coding sequences within it:
- the LOC104720636 gene encoding glutathione S-transferase T3-like produces the protein MDPRNPYRLSDENFVDLLNSQKVPNVSDNPNPPHSAQSSQPIQFSNPFSSQPPHFTSTFSSQPLHFTSTFSSQPSHFSSTCSSQNLNFSPTSDTEDCIEVEETEEDGGRGSRKRWTAEEDVNLISAWLNTSKDPIKANDGSAASNARGQTQCKARWNKINHQVNKFVECYAQACTRRKSGESEDDVLRMAYELYNNDMKKPFLLVHCWRELKHDQKWITEECSHKRTKLASEAPTSSNDGAEKRPPGVKAAKNKGKRPTVSIDVDDGSVRKLDKIIAMKDQEQAAKEKHGKMRLLDSLFNKSELTPAEVALRDKLVDQMFREHKCSCGTCHVKRRSLLDVKHVTDLGNMSRMWNMSRM